In Paenibacillus sp. J23TS9, a single genomic region encodes these proteins:
- a CDS encoding YifB family Mg chelatase-like AAA ATPase, giving the protein MYGKMYSACLYGIDGVLIQVEVDISNGLPQTSIIGLPDSAIREAVERVRAGIKNCGFTFPLQRTTINLAPADLRKEGSAFDLAIALGILCTSGQLILPQEEKLLLIGEMALDGSLRPVTGVLSMVDRAKREGFSAVLLPKENAAEAALIENMNIYAISHLNELFALGQQEAGLVSREKSSPLRISSFDGLQLTSSHYAAQEAYQIEDYADVLGQQHVKRALTIAAAGMHNILLMGPPGTGKTMLIKRLPTILPPMTEQEALETTKIFSAAGKLKEPGAGLLRTRPFRSPHHTISAGGLIGGGTIPKPGEVSLAHRGILFLDELPEFNRQVLEVLRQPLEDKSVTISRARAVHTFPARFMLAASMNPCPCGYLGSDHPGHHCTCSPTRIAQYRSKISGPLLDRIDLQVDVPRPKEWTREKFSLSSADMRAQVLEAHARQLRRYIKLPHTGWNSELTGSALRRFAKLDSGTSDMLHQTIEALGLSMRAYDRILKLARTIADLDGHEEIKSIHVAEAIQYRNLDRPQVETFA; this is encoded by the coding sequence ATGTACGGAAAAATGTACAGCGCATGTTTATACGGAATTGATGGGGTGCTGATCCAAGTTGAGGTAGACATCTCCAATGGTCTTCCCCAGACTTCCATTATCGGTCTTCCGGATTCAGCGATCCGTGAAGCTGTAGAGCGCGTTCGGGCAGGGATCAAAAACTGCGGCTTCACCTTTCCTCTGCAGCGGACGACCATCAATCTGGCGCCTGCCGATCTAAGAAAGGAAGGCTCCGCCTTCGATCTCGCTATTGCCCTTGGCATATTGTGCACAAGCGGACAGCTCATCCTTCCTCAGGAGGAGAAGCTTCTTCTCATCGGCGAAATGGCTCTGGATGGGAGCCTGCGGCCGGTCACCGGTGTCCTGTCGATGGTGGACCGCGCCAAACGCGAGGGCTTCTCTGCTGTTCTGCTGCCAAAGGAAAATGCAGCTGAAGCAGCCTTGATCGAGAATATGAATATTTATGCAATCAGTCATTTAAATGAGCTTTTCGCACTCGGGCAACAGGAGGCTGGACTTGTCTCCAGGGAAAAAAGCAGCCCGCTCCGCATTTCATCCTTTGATGGTCTGCAGCTGACTTCTTCCCATTACGCAGCTCAGGAAGCTTATCAAATTGAGGATTATGCCGATGTGCTCGGGCAGCAGCATGTCAAGCGTGCCCTAACCATTGCTGCGGCCGGAATGCATAATATCCTGCTTATGGGTCCCCCAGGAACCGGAAAGACGATGCTGATCAAGCGACTCCCGACCATTCTCCCTCCTATGACAGAACAGGAAGCGCTGGAAACCACAAAAATATTCAGCGCCGCCGGCAAATTGAAAGAGCCCGGAGCGGGGCTGCTGCGGACCAGACCTTTCCGTTCGCCGCATCATACAATTTCTGCCGGCGGCCTTATCGGCGGCGGAACCATTCCGAAGCCGGGCGAGGTCAGTCTTGCCCACCGCGGAATCCTGTTTCTGGACGAGCTGCCGGAGTTTAACCGCCAGGTGCTCGAAGTGCTGCGGCAGCCGCTTGAAGATAAGTCTGTCACCATCAGCCGAGCGAGAGCGGTTCATACTTTCCCGGCACGGTTCATGCTTGCAGCCTCGATGAATCCTTGTCCGTGCGGATATCTCGGAAGCGATCATCCGGGTCATCACTGTACCTGCAGTCCTACACGGATAGCACAGTACCGTTCCAAAATCTCCGGTCCGCTGCTGGACCGGATTGATCTTCAGGTCGACGTTCCCCGGCCTAAGGAATGGACGAGGGAGAAATTCAGCCTTTCTTCCGCAGACATGCGCGCACAGGTGCTTGAAGCCCATGCAAGACAGCTGAGGCGTTACATTAAACTTCCTCATACCGGCTGGAACAGTGAGCTGACGGGCAGCGCGCTCCGGCGTTTTGCCAAACTGGACTCAGGCACTTCCGACATGCTCCATCAGACCATCGAAGCATTGGGACTCAGTATGAGGGCCTATGATCGTATCTTAAAGCTTGCACGCACTATTGCAGATCTGGATGGACATGAAGAGATCAAGTCTATCCATGTCGCGGAGGCTATTCAATACCGGAACCTGGACCGGCCGCAGGTGGAGACCTTCGCCTGA
- a CDS encoding alpha/beta fold hydrolase: MFFSRKTPKISSSSRSVSCLEKIQIGGTEQWLLMRGKSVRLPVMLWLHGGPGSAQIGFAPYFQRELEQYFVVVNWDQRGAGLSYRNNASTDKMSIEQFIADAREVTEYLQDKFRQNKIFIVGHSWGSILGIKLAERYPESYHAYIGVGQVVHMVKGERLSYEYTLREAKEAGHAEAERELTALGEDSFYDYRKLATQRKWLGRFKGVMYRQPMEKVIVPRMIRSSEYNLMDMIRFIKGSQFSLKHMWAEICNLNLEEVTHLQIPVFLCMGRHDYNTPFELAEAFFNNLEAPLKTWEWFEESAHCPNFEEPEKFNKHLIYLLRHEIDGLSAMNTADHKMRTR; encoded by the coding sequence ATGTTTTTTTCTAGAAAGACACCTAAAATTAGCAGCAGCTCCCGATCGGTTTCATGTCTTGAAAAGATACAAATTGGCGGTACGGAGCAGTGGCTCTTAATGAGAGGGAAAAGCGTCAGATTGCCTGTAATGCTGTGGCTGCATGGCGGGCCGGGTTCTGCGCAGATCGGCTTTGCTCCGTATTTCCAGCGGGAACTGGAGCAGTATTTTGTGGTGGTAAACTGGGATCAGCGCGGAGCAGGCCTCTCATACCGTAATAATGCAAGCACAGACAAGATGAGCATAGAACAATTTATTGCTGATGCCCGCGAGGTAACGGAATACCTTCAGGACAAATTCCGCCAGAACAAAATTTTTATCGTGGGCCATTCATGGGGCAGCATTTTAGGCATTAAACTGGCTGAGCGCTATCCGGAGTCATACCATGCTTATATCGGGGTTGGTCAGGTCGTTCATATGGTGAAAGGCGAGCGGTTGTCATACGAATATACGCTCCGTGAAGCCAAAGAGGCCGGTCATGCGGAAGCAGAGCGGGAGCTCACGGCGCTGGGAGAGGATTCCTTCTATGATTACCGAAAGCTTGCCACTCAGCGCAAATGGCTTGGACGCTTCAAGGGTGTCATGTATCGGCAGCCTATGGAAAAAGTCATTGTTCCTCGGATGATCCGTTCATCAGAATACAACCTGATGGATATGATCCGGTTTATAAAGGGATCTCAATTTTCCCTTAAACATATGTGGGCGGAAATATGTAATCTCAACCTCGAAGAAGTCACCCATCTGCAGATTCCGGTATTTCTATGCATGGGCAGGCATGATTACAATACACCGTTTGAATTGGCTGAGGCATTTTTCAATAATCTGGAGGCACCCCTTAAGACATGGGAGTGGTTCGAGGAATCGGCTCATTGTCCGAATTTTGAAGAGCCCGAGAAATTTAACAAGCATTTAATCTATTTACTGCGTCATGAAATAGATGGATTGTCTGCTATGAATACTGCAGATCACAAGATGAGGACTCGATGA
- a CDS encoding YraN family protein: MVERMNREKDNRRQKGAVAEQAACDYLASRGYTIKERNWRCRSGELDIVAEFGRILVIVEVRSRSIGTRYGTAAESVDYRKVRQVRSTALAYLHYRQEGERELRFDVVAIELDGGLNTANLQHIEAAF, from the coding sequence ATGGTAGAACGGATGAATAGGGAAAAGGATAACCGCCGCCAGAAAGGTGCGGTGGCAGAACAAGCTGCCTGCGACTATCTGGCTTCCCGGGGGTATACCATTAAAGAGCGTAATTGGCGCTGTCGCAGCGGTGAACTCGATATCGTCGCTGAGTTTGGGCGCATATTGGTTATCGTAGAGGTTCGGAGCCGGAGTATCGGTACACGTTACGGAACCGCTGCGGAATCCGTCGATTACCGTAAGGTCAGACAGGTACGGAGCACGGCCTTAGCCTACCTTCACTATAGACAGGAGGGGGAAAGGGAGCTTCGTTTTGATGTTGTGGCGATTGAACTGGATGGTGGTCTGAATACAGCGAACCTTCAGCATATCGAAGCGGCTTTTTAG
- a CDS encoding EscU/YscU/HrcU family type III secretion system export apparatus switch protein, whose protein sequence is MSDKAKEPTLSMKKAVALKYAPGEAEAPIVAAKGRGRIAESILEKAKEHGVPVQEDAALVEVLSKLDLDQQIPPELYQLVAEVLSYIYRADRLVRERENEW, encoded by the coding sequence ATGAGTGATAAAGCAAAGGAACCGACGTTGTCGATGAAAAAGGCGGTTGCTCTCAAATATGCGCCAGGTGAAGCCGAAGCGCCCATAGTGGCCGCCAAGGGCCGGGGCAGAATCGCCGAGTCGATACTTGAAAAGGCAAAGGAGCATGGAGTTCCTGTCCAGGAAGACGCTGCCCTGGTAGAGGTGTTGTCGAAGCTTGATCTGGATCAGCAGATTCCACCCGAGCTCTACCAGCTCGTAGCGGAGGTACTAAGCTATATTTACCGTGCGGACCGGTTGGTACGGGAAAGGGAGAATGAATGGTAG
- a CDS encoding ribonuclease HII, whose product MTDLLKYEKECWAQTYQYIAGIDEVGRGCLFGDVVAAAVILPVGLVLEGVDDSKKLSEKKREALYDLIMEHAVAISVGYVDAETIDRINIKQAARLAMKKAVLGLPEAADYLLVDAEKVDVELPQLSIIKGDATSQSIAAASIIAKVTRDRLCMGEWEAKYPEYGIAIHKGYATKLHREQITAMGPTPMHRRSFLKNLEVVQQTLF is encoded by the coding sequence ATGACAGACTTGTTGAAGTACGAGAAGGAGTGCTGGGCACAGACCTATCAATATATAGCAGGCATAGATGAAGTAGGACGTGGATGTTTATTCGGAGATGTGGTAGCCGCCGCGGTCATCCTACCGGTTGGCCTGGTGCTTGAGGGCGTCGATGATTCTAAAAAGCTGAGTGAGAAGAAGCGTGAAGCATTGTATGACCTCATCATGGAGCATGCCGTTGCCATTTCTGTCGGCTATGTCGATGCGGAGACGATTGACAGGATCAATATTAAACAGGCGGCAAGGCTGGCGATGAAAAAGGCGGTATTGGGGCTGCCGGAAGCTGCGGATTATCTTCTGGTAGACGCGGAAAAGGTGGATGTGGAGCTTCCGCAGCTGTCTATTATCAAAGGAGATGCGACCAGCCAGTCCATCGCCGCAGCGTCCATAATTGCCAAGGTAACGCGGGACAGGCTTTGCATGGGTGAATGGGAAGCCAAATATCCCGAATACGGAATTGCGATACATAAAGGATATGCAACCAAGCTGCATCGTGAGCAGATCACCGCGATGGGACCTACCCCGATGCACCGCAGAAGCTTTCTGAAGAATCTGGAGGTCGTCCAGCAAACCTTGTTCTGA
- a CDS encoding polysaccharide deacetylase family protein, translated as MKRKWLMATGAGLLLTAAVSEMIIMGSAPAVYSSKQPIEMKMVVPNQPVSHENTAIQPPKNEKTGEDPGISGLQTGSAMPGKAKSLQDTSFQNEKPGQIYYRNKVITLMYHEVTPGQKNKQSLNTGKFERQLNLMKDNDFQWITMNQYVDFVRHAKPVPPNAVLMTFDDGYESFYEYVYPVLLKYHVPATSFLIVNTIDNPKHIGIPKLSWEQIQTMHENGVDFYSHSFDSHVYAPLDAAGNRSKAVLKGPVYVKNLGRKETSGEYLARVRSDLEQANSILKEKLGNTMNVIAFPYGAFSPALLRVCKELDTPVSFTVLSGINRPGGLNGYRVNAGGAGNDPEALITLMKNNAVPTGKKLNTGKAGSGPGPVIKPEPPSSNRSTSSIVAE; from the coding sequence TTGAAGCGGAAATGGCTGATGGCGACGGGCGCTGGTTTATTATTGACGGCAGCTGTAAGTGAAATGATAATCATGGGATCGGCACCCGCAGTGTATTCTTCCAAACAGCCGATTGAAATGAAAATGGTGGTTCCTAATCAGCCGGTAAGTCATGAAAATACAGCTATACAACCCCCGAAAAATGAGAAAACGGGTGAAGATCCGGGCATTAGTGGATTGCAGACTGGATCAGCGATGCCTGGCAAAGCCAAATCTCTTCAGGATACATCATTTCAAAATGAAAAGCCGGGCCAGATTTATTATCGCAACAAGGTTATTACCCTGATGTACCACGAGGTGACGCCAGGTCAGAAGAACAAGCAAAGCCTGAATACAGGTAAGTTTGAGCGGCAGCTGAACCTGATGAAAGACAACGATTTTCAATGGATTACGATGAACCAATATGTCGATTTTGTCCGGCATGCCAAGCCCGTGCCCCCCAATGCGGTACTGATGACGTTTGATGATGGGTATGAGTCCTTTTATGAATATGTCTATCCGGTGCTGCTCAAATATCATGTACCGGCCACCAGTTTTCTGATTGTAAATACAATCGATAATCCCAAGCACATCGGGATTCCTAAACTGAGCTGGGAACAGATACAAACCATGCATGAGAACGGGGTGGACTTTTACAGCCATTCTTTTGATTCTCATGTTTACGCACCTCTGGACGCGGCGGGGAACCGCTCCAAGGCTGTGCTGAAGGGGCCGGTTTATGTGAAGAATCTGGGGCGGAAAGAAACGAGTGGAGAATACCTCGCTCGCGTGCGCAGTGACTTGGAGCAGGCCAACTCTATTCTCAAGGAAAAGCTTGGAAATACCATGAATGTCATCGCGTTCCCGTATGGTGCATTTTCTCCGGCTTTGCTGCGGGTATGCAAGGAGCTGGACACACCCGTTTCCTTCACTGTACTCTCAGGCATAAACAGACCTGGCGGTCTGAACGGTTACCGTGTGAATGCCGGCGGCGCGGGTAATGATCCGGAAGCATTGATTACTTTAATGAAAAATAACGCGGTTCCTACGGGTAAAAAGCTGAATACAGGAAAAGCGGGGTCAGGACCAGGTCCGGTTATTAAACCCGAGCCGCCTTCGTCCAATAGAAGTACATCGAGTATTGTTGCCGAATAG
- the ylqF gene encoding ribosome biogenesis GTPase YlqF has protein sequence MTIQWFPGHMTRARRQIQEKLKLIDVVIELIDARLPLSSRNPMIDEILQGKPRLIIMNKADLADPAVTKQWQDYFKEQGHTAFPVDASTGTGVKDIPGQLKLLLKEKIDRQIAKGMNPRAIRALIVGIPNVGKSTLINRLAGRSIAATGDRPGVTKGQQWIRVGGEIELLDTPGILWPKFEDQNVGYKLAVTGAIKEEILNVEDIAFFAVKYLISYYWDSFRDRFELEDSTPHNPDDSDEIVAIMEAVGRKRGCLISGGRVDLEKASRTLLRDLRAGKMGRFSMESPY, from the coding sequence GTGACGATTCAATGGTTTCCTGGTCATATGACAAGAGCGCGCCGCCAAATACAGGAAAAGCTGAAGCTGATTGACGTGGTCATCGAGCTGATCGATGCCCGTCTTCCGCTGTCCAGCCGCAATCCGATGATTGACGAAATATTGCAGGGCAAGCCGCGGCTTATCATTATGAATAAAGCGGATCTTGCGGATCCCGCGGTCACAAAGCAGTGGCAGGATTATTTTAAGGAGCAGGGCCATACGGCATTTCCAGTGGATGCATCCACAGGGACCGGAGTGAAGGATATTCCGGGTCAGCTGAAACTACTCCTGAAAGAAAAGATAGACCGGCAAATTGCCAAAGGTATGAATCCGAGAGCTATTCGGGCACTGATTGTCGGTATTCCGAATGTCGGCAAATCCACCCTGATTAACCGCTTGGCCGGACGCAGCATCGCTGCAACAGGCGACCGTCCGGGTGTTACCAAAGGTCAGCAATGGATCAGGGTAGGCGGCGAGATCGAGCTCTTGGATACACCCGGTATTCTCTGGCCGAAATTTGAAGACCAGAATGTGGGCTACAAGTTGGCGGTGACGGGAGCAATTAAGGAAGAGATCCTTAATGTGGAGGATATTGCCTTTTTCGCGGTGAAATATCTGATCAGCTACTATTGGGACTCATTCCGGGACCGGTTTGAGCTGGAAGACAGCACTCCGCATAATCCGGATGATAGTGATGAAATCGTAGCGATCATGGAAGCGGTTGGCCGTAAACGGGGCTGTTTGATCAGTGGAGGAAGGGTTGACCTTGAAAAAGCTTCCCGTACGCTGCTGCGAGACCTTCGTGCCGGTAAGATGGGTCGGTTCTCCATGGAGTCCCCTTATTAA
- the lepB gene encoding signal peptidase I → MQQDIQNDGVELGEQDRKPPKKAKNEVVEWLKAIVIALILVALIRWLLFKPFIVDGPSMQPNFHTGERLIVNEILYDIRAPHRGEVIVFHVPSEGKDFIKRVIAVAGDTVKVEGDTVLVNGKPVNETYIQGAMDTSHKAGQLYNDKDFPNSAFPDGKVPEGHIFVMGDNRSDSTDSRMIGYVPLGDIVGRADLIFWPVKDVHLIKH, encoded by the coding sequence ATGCAGCAGGACATTCAGAATGATGGGGTGGAACTTGGGGAGCAGGATCGAAAACCACCCAAAAAAGCGAAAAATGAAGTAGTGGAATGGCTTAAAGCGATTGTGATTGCTCTAATTCTGGTGGCTCTCATCCGCTGGCTTCTCTTTAAACCGTTTATTGTGGACGGACCTTCGATGCAACCTAATTTCCATACAGGCGAGCGGCTCATCGTCAATGAAATTCTGTATGATATCCGGGCTCCGCACCGCGGGGAAGTCATTGTATTCCATGTTCCTTCCGAAGGAAAAGACTTCATCAAACGGGTTATCGCTGTTGCAGGCGATACGGTGAAGGTAGAAGGCGACACCGTATTGGTGAACGGCAAACCAGTCAATGAAACCTACATACAGGGCGCTATGGATACGAGTCATAAAGCAGGTCAACTGTATAACGACAAAGACTTCCCGAACAGCGCATTTCCTGATGGTAAAGTGCCTGAAGGCCATATATTTGTCATGGGTGATAACCGTTCAGACAGTACGGACAGCCGTATGATTGGATACGTGCCGCTTGGCGACATCGTAGGACGTGCAGATTTGATTTTCTGGCCGGTCAAGGATGTACATTTAATTAAACATTAA
- the rplS gene encoding 50S ribosomal protein L19, with protein MNILQAITQEQLRKDIPSFRPGDTLKVHVKVIEGSRERIQLFEGVVIKRRGGGISETFTVRKISYGVGVERTFPINSPKIEKIEVARRGKVRRAKLYYLRELRGKAARIKEIRR; from the coding sequence ATGAATATCCTACAAGCGATCACTCAAGAACAGCTTCGTAAAGATATCCCAAGTTTTCGTCCTGGTGACACTTTAAAAGTGCACGTTAAGGTAATCGAGGGATCTCGCGAACGTATTCAGTTGTTCGAGGGTGTTGTAATTAAACGTCGCGGTGGCGGAATCAGTGAGACTTTTACAGTTCGTAAAATTTCTTACGGTGTTGGTGTGGAAAGAACTTTCCCGATCAACTCGCCTAAAATTGAGAAAATCGAAGTGGCTCGCCGTGGTAAAGTGCGTCGTGCGAAGCTTTATTATCTTCGTGAACTACGCGGTAAAGCAGCGAGAATTAAAGAAATTCGCCGTTAA
- a CDS encoding MFS transporter, giving the protein MSETVLVQPQPQQGIRALSAHRSYLIMMAAKIISRFGDSIDSIAYSWMVYVLTGSEVLMGTLFSLNFIPGIAFSLFTGVLVDRWSKKKIVILANTGRGIMVLLTALLYFLGYLQPWHLFIFTFINSSFECFSTPAEMSLVPRILPKELLLSGNSLTSSAARTAELAGLAAAGGLIALIGVSGAMITDALTFLVAALLFFWVRPKFEEEPSEVSHHVKTEQKPKKTYWSEFKSGLLFVKGQKMILLTMLAAAFVNFCLTPYNVLEPVYVKEILHAGPFGLSLLGISLVIGMILSGLWVSQQGSKYKKSTLIVFGYLLLGVNYALLYIPSLVTLYPLYTATLFCFGMGLAISFVNTPVSTYMMEVTPHDMLGRVGALSSMISTSAMPLGGLIAGFAGAWFSVDVLFLVFGILMIIPGLILLTQKSFMSV; this is encoded by the coding sequence ATGAGTGAAACGGTTCTGGTTCAACCGCAACCACAGCAAGGTATTCGTGCGCTAAGCGCACACAGGTCTTATCTGATTATGATGGCAGCGAAAATCATATCGCGCTTTGGAGATTCGATCGATTCGATCGCCTATAGCTGGATGGTTTATGTGCTGACAGGCTCTGAAGTGCTCATGGGGACACTTTTTTCCCTCAACTTCATCCCCGGAATTGCGTTCAGCCTGTTTACGGGCGTATTGGTAGACCGCTGGTCCAAGAAAAAGATCGTGATTCTCGCGAACACAGGCCGGGGTATCATGGTATTGCTGACCGCACTGCTTTATTTTTTAGGTTATCTGCAGCCATGGCATTTGTTTATCTTCACTTTTATCAATTCCTCCTTTGAATGCTTCTCCACACCCGCAGAAATGTCACTTGTGCCGCGTATTCTCCCTAAGGAGCTGCTGCTTAGCGGTAATTCGTTAACTTCCTCAGCTGCCCGTACCGCTGAACTCGCCGGACTGGCAGCAGCAGGAGGACTGATCGCCCTGATTGGAGTATCCGGAGCTATGATTACGGATGCTCTCACCTTTTTGGTTGCAGCGCTTCTCTTTTTCTGGGTCCGTCCTAAATTTGAAGAGGAACCCTCTGAAGTCTCTCATCATGTAAAAACAGAACAAAAGCCTAAAAAAACCTATTGGTCCGAATTTAAATCCGGCCTGCTATTTGTTAAAGGACAAAAAATGATCCTTCTAACCATGCTCGCTGCTGCTTTCGTCAATTTCTGTCTCACGCCTTACAATGTACTGGAGCCCGTGTATGTCAAAGAAATCCTGCATGCCGGCCCATTTGGACTAAGCCTGCTGGGAATCAGCCTGGTTATCGGGATGATCCTCAGCGGTTTATGGGTCAGCCAGCAAGGGTCTAAATACAAAAAGAGTACACTGATTGTTTTTGGATACCTATTGCTAGGAGTCAACTATGCGCTCCTCTATATTCCATCGTTGGTCACCTTGTACCCACTTTATACAGCAACGCTATTCTGCTTTGGCATGGGTCTCGCCATCTCTTTTGTCAATACACCGGTCTCTACTTACATGATGGAAGTCACGCCGCATGATATGCTTGGGCGTGTTGGTGCATTATCCAGCATGATCAGCACCAGTGCCATGCCGCTCGGCGGATTGATTGCCGGCTTTGCCGGAGCATGGTTCAGCGTGGATGTTCTATTTCTGGTCTTTGGTATTTTAATGATCATTCCGGGTCTAATTCTTCTGACACAAAAAAGCTTTATGAGCGTGTGA
- a CDS encoding helix-turn-helix domain-containing protein: protein METKELSTIEEIRIYSDPYRMKILNHFQRMDHPATIKEIADDMGEVPAKVYYHAKKLESIGLITLVRTKEINGINAKYYESFKGAVRIKRDDGADEAAKKIFLSETQKLLSDLYDENKKNFIKAQSSEKPFGNLTHSEVYLTEEEAKSFFERINHFLDENQKRKSPDQLKYDIFTTIAKTLDN from the coding sequence TTGGAAACGAAGGAACTGAGCACGATAGAAGAAATACGGATATATTCTGATCCCTACCGGATGAAAATATTAAACCATTTCCAGCGGATGGACCACCCGGCTACGATTAAAGAAATTGCCGATGACATGGGCGAGGTTCCCGCAAAGGTTTATTACCATGCTAAGAAGCTTGAAAGTATTGGCCTGATAACTTTGGTACGCACGAAGGAAATCAACGGCATTAACGCCAAATATTATGAGTCATTTAAAGGTGCAGTACGGATCAAGCGTGATGATGGCGCGGACGAAGCTGCGAAGAAGATATTTTTGTCGGAAACGCAAAAGCTGCTTTCCGATCTGTATGATGAGAACAAAAAGAACTTTATAAAAGCTCAAAGCAGCGAGAAGCCTTTCGGCAACCTGACCCATTCCGAAGTCTATTTGACGGAGGAGGAAGCCAAAAGTTTTTTTGAGCGGATTAATCATTTTTTGGATGAGAATCAAAAGCGCAAAAGTCCTGATCAGTTAAAATACGATATTTTCACAACCATTGCCAAAACGTTAGATAATTGA
- a CDS encoding GNAT family N-acetyltransferase: MNMIPLDEKWLEPMCELWNEELGDHFPMREQLMRQNTFQDENVYLDGSKLAVSEDGELIGFVIAKKWQEQQREMRLGDGGGWIQAILVRSDARGQGIGSSLLEQAERALRDAGAELAYIGRDPWHYIPGIPKALPDAKAWFERKGYEVLYEVFDLVNQTSKENGQRQEYVEGAYSRLLEEKDKEEMLRFFKRCFPGRWYYEAQCYWERGGQGREFMGLFAGDEMIGFCRVNDAESPLIAQNTYWAPLFDSPLGGIGPLGVDDRFRGKGYGLAIVKDGVAELTNRGMKHLVIDWTELVDFYAKLGFSVWKGYDLAKKTL; the protein is encoded by the coding sequence ATGAACATGATTCCATTGGATGAGAAATGGCTTGAACCTATGTGTGAGCTTTGGAATGAGGAGCTCGGAGATCATTTCCCAATGCGCGAACAGCTTATGCGGCAAAATACATTTCAGGATGAGAACGTTTACTTGGACGGTTCCAAGCTTGCGGTCAGCGAAGATGGTGAGCTTATAGGATTCGTTATCGCGAAAAAATGGCAGGAGCAGCAGCGTGAAATGCGCTTAGGCGACGGCGGTGGCTGGATTCAGGCTATTCTGGTACGGAGCGATGCCAGAGGACAAGGAATCGGCAGCAGCTTGCTGGAGCAGGCAGAGAGAGCCCTCCGTGATGCAGGGGCAGAGCTGGCTTACATTGGAAGAGATCCATGGCATTATATTCCGGGGATACCGAAAGCCCTGCCTGACGCAAAGGCCTGGTTCGAGCGCAAGGGCTATGAGGTGTTGTATGAAGTATTTGACCTTGTAAATCAAACAAGCAAAGAAAACGGGCAGCGGCAGGAATACGTGGAAGGTGCATATTCACGGCTGCTGGAAGAAAAGGACAAGGAAGAGATGCTCCGCTTTTTCAAACGCTGCTTTCCTGGACGCTGGTATTATGAGGCGCAGTGTTACTGGGAACGCGGCGGACAAGGCCGGGAGTTCATGGGTCTATTTGCAGGCGATGAAATGATCGGCTTTTGCAGAGTGAATGATGCTGAATCCCCTCTGATTGCCCAAAACACATATTGGGCGCCTCTCTTTGACAGTCCTCTTGGAGGAATCGGGCCGCTTGGCGTGGATGATCGTTTCCGGGGAAAGGGTTATGGTCTTGCCATTGTTAAAGACGGCGTGGCGGAGCTGACAAATCGCGGCATGAAGCATCTGGTGATCGACTGGACTGAGCTTGTTGATTTTTACGCTAAGCTGGGCTTTTCGGTTTGGAAAGGGTATGATCTTGCCAAGAAAACATTATAA